A section of the Longimicrobiales bacterium genome encodes:
- a CDS encoding D-2-hydroxyacid dehydrogenase, which yields MTERILIASYVEPDLVERVQRTVPEIEVIYRPDLLRPPRYPADHKGADRDRTPEQEAEWRGLLGEATILYDFDHTHLDDLPDLAPNVHWVQATSAGIGQLVGRQAYADRMPDTVFTTARGVHAIPLAEFAAMSMLMHSRRAGHFQALQSNKEWERYAATDLVGRTAVVVGLGAVGSEVARVAQALRLRVVGVRRNTTGADTLPVDELVGPSHLMTHLPDADFLILVAPHTPETEGMIGAKQLAALPRGAALINIGRGALVDEPALIASLESGHVAAAYLDVFAEEPLPMNSPLWEMPNVLITPHSASTSDRENGRIIDIFCENLRRYLAGEPQLNVLDTVLLY from the coding sequence ATGACAGAACGAATCCTTATCGCGAGTTATGTCGAGCCAGATCTCGTGGAGCGTGTGCAGCGGACTGTGCCAGAGATCGAGGTCATCTACCGGCCGGACCTCCTCAGGCCTCCACGGTATCCCGCCGACCACAAGGGAGCAGATCGCGACCGAACGCCCGAGCAGGAAGCCGAATGGCGTGGGCTCCTCGGGGAAGCCACCATCCTGTACGACTTTGACCACACTCACCTCGACGACCTGCCTGACTTGGCGCCGAACGTCCATTGGGTCCAGGCCACCAGTGCGGGTATCGGACAGCTAGTGGGGCGTCAGGCATATGCAGATCGTATGCCGGACACTGTGTTTACCACCGCCAGGGGCGTGCACGCCATTCCATTGGCAGAATTCGCGGCGATGTCCATGCTTATGCACTCCCGCCGAGCCGGTCATTTCCAGGCGCTTCAGTCGAACAAGGAATGGGAGCGTTATGCGGCCACGGATCTCGTTGGACGCACGGCGGTGGTTGTCGGCCTAGGGGCGGTGGGGAGCGAGGTCGCCCGTGTCGCTCAGGCACTCCGCCTTCGCGTCGTGGGCGTCCGTCGGAACACAACCGGGGCCGACACACTTCCGGTCGACGAACTCGTGGGCCCAAGTCACTTGATGACGCACCTCCCAGATGCAGACTTCCTCATCTTGGTCGCTCCGCATACCCCCGAGACTGAAGGCATGATCGGGGCCAAACAGCTCGCGGCACTGCCACGGGGGGCCGCCCTCATCAACATCGGGAGGGGAGCTTTAGTCGACGAGCCAGCTCTGATCGCATCGCTGGAGTCGGGCCATGTGGCCGCCGCCTACCTCGATGTCTTCGCAGAGGAGCCACTCCCAATGAACAGTCCACTTTGGGAGATGCCCAACGTCTTGATCACTCCCCATTCAGCGAGCACGAGCGATCGCGAAAACGGCAGGATCATCGACATTTTCTGCGAGAACCTGCGGCGTTACCTGGCCGGCGAGCCGCAGCTGAACGTGCTCGACACTGTGCTGCTTTACTGA
- a CDS encoding insulinase family protein produces MRQILTLVALLGVVSPLSAQDFDYTLPIEEHVFENGLRLLVMHRADDPRVAAKIFTDFGAIVEEPGELGAAHYLEHLMFKGTQTMGTTNWEAEEPLIEALFATELELEEALNAARNDIRERGVWGDYKHSESTPRIDSLQAEIARIDAEIAQYRDNGVTMRWYQAFGGTGLTATTEQEYMKFDINLPAERVGLFLRVEADRMRNTVFREFDEERMILVEQRLGDLNGPATPYYEQMAGLTGLVHPVFWPEGYMTDFGEYSRWYQKDLYDRYFQPNNTTLVFIGGVTLEEMIPQVDRYFGWMERVPEPTRARAVEPPPASERSLTYRSDDLPPRVEVRHMIPGVGHPDRPHFDVVGEVLTIQLERALEEAGITASVSVNTRVVHTSRFGVPGSINVEVVTGEENLRVAQSLIETTLGSFGSAEMTDDDLWLAKKRLRTAWHRTMRDPDQLAFEIGHFQTMDQWETLVPYMEARETTTAEDLNRLAAEYFIPNNRSWGFVRPKTSRPISQEDDR; encoded by the coding sequence ATGCGCCAAATACTTACACTCGTAGCCCTACTGGGCGTCGTCTCGCCTCTCTCCGCTCAGGACTTCGACTACACGTTGCCCATTGAGGAGCACGTCTTCGAAAATGGGCTCCGTCTTCTGGTCATGCACCGGGCGGACGATCCACGGGTCGCGGCGAAGATCTTCACGGATTTCGGGGCGATCGTCGAGGAACCGGGTGAGTTGGGTGCCGCTCACTACCTCGAGCATCTGATGTTCAAGGGCACCCAGACCATGGGGACGACGAACTGGGAAGCGGAAGAGCCTCTCATCGAAGCGCTGTTTGCCACAGAACTCGAGCTCGAAGAAGCACTCAACGCGGCCCGCAACGACATCCGAGAGCGCGGTGTGTGGGGTGACTACAAACACTCAGAGAGCACGCCCCGCATCGACTCACTTCAAGCCGAGATCGCACGCATCGATGCAGAGATCGCACAGTACCGAGACAATGGCGTCACCATGCGATGGTACCAGGCGTTTGGCGGGACCGGGCTGACCGCGACCACCGAGCAAGAGTACATGAAGTTCGACATCAATCTCCCGGCGGAGCGAGTCGGCCTTTTCTTGCGCGTCGAAGCCGACCGCATGAGGAACACCGTATTCCGTGAGTTTGATGAAGAGAGGATGATCTTGGTCGAGCAGCGTTTGGGCGACCTGAATGGGCCTGCCACGCCCTACTACGAACAGATGGCGGGCCTCACGGGCCTGGTCCATCCGGTCTTTTGGCCGGAAGGCTACATGACGGACTTCGGCGAGTATTCACGTTGGTATCAGAAGGACCTCTACGACCGTTACTTCCAGCCGAACAACACGACGCTGGTGTTCATTGGCGGCGTGACGTTGGAAGAGATGATCCCGCAGGTGGATCGTTACTTCGGGTGGATGGAACGTGTGCCGGAGCCGACCCGGGCGCGGGCTGTGGAGCCGCCGCCGGCGTCCGAGCGATCGCTGACGTACCGGAGCGACGACCTGCCGCCGCGCGTCGAGGTGCGCCACATGATTCCCGGCGTGGGGCATCCGGATCGTCCGCACTTCGACGTGGTGGGTGAAGTGCTGACCATTCAACTCGAACGTGCGCTCGAAGAGGCTGGCATCACCGCCTCTGTGAGTGTGAACACGCGCGTCGTGCACACATCACGCTTCGGTGTCCCGGGGTCGATCAACGTCGAAGTCGTGACCGGCGAGGAGAATCTCCGGGTGGCACAGTCGCTTATCGAGACCACGCTCGGCTCGTTCGGATCAGCGGAGATGACCGACGACGATCTGTGGCTTGCGAAGAAGCGTCTGCGCACGGCTTGGCATCGGACGATGCGGGATCCAGATCAGTTGGCGTTCGAGATCGGGCATTTCCAAACGATGGATCAGTGGGAGACGCTCGTCCCCTATATGGAGGCTCGTGAGACGACGACCGCAGAGGACCTGAATCGACTCGCGGCAGAGTACTTCATACCCAACAACCGCTCGTGGGGCTTCGTGAGGCCGAAGACGTCCAGGCCCATCTCTCAGGAGGACGATCGATGA
- a CDS encoding pitrilysin family protein: MRRVNEVRPSVLLAVALPIAVGAFTLSGSTADLSAQVTPHPREMGLPTPESTRPDPPDYRVELTNGLVAYVVADAAVPLVTLTAFIGAGYVDGPDGAAEVLAHGLRANGPAGLAPGAFHESLRRMTADYSVALGPEQIEITLDVPEEDAWGALALLSGMLLRGPALSQADIDALQSRAQPEGELIYDGSLAGAASMHRRGVLGGGAYGSEPTPADYGQLSLRDVDAYRSRFLVAENVALAVAGPLTMASVEAALAEGLAGMASGSRHERSRSAVTDAPTERSVHTYPAEKLQGWLVIGHELPVVPEEDEAALQVMNYILGGGHFDTRLFRATRDRRGLTNDDSGFLEMNRDGPGTYQFQTYGRPEVVRLLLHLTLEEIDRIRAEPVTEEELFVAKGALADGVFAAGYRDGWAAARTLAQEWVRDGSHEASASYQDRIRSVTAADVLEAARRYLHPERMTTVLVGPLDEIGSAPAMENEGSLSDYGRVSGGR, encoded by the coding sequence ATGAGGCGCGTGAACGAAGTGAGGCCGTCCGTGTTGCTCGCCGTTGCGCTTCCGATCGCGGTTGGGGCGTTCACGTTATCCGGTTCGACCGCAGACCTGTCCGCGCAGGTCACGCCGCACCCCAGAGAGATGGGGCTGCCCACACCTGAGTCCACGCGCCCGGATCCCCCTGATTACAGGGTCGAACTCACCAACGGCCTCGTCGCCTACGTCGTGGCAGATGCCGCGGTCCCTCTCGTGACGCTCACCGCCTTCATTGGTGCGGGTTACGTCGATGGGCCAGATGGTGCGGCAGAGGTGCTCGCGCACGGACTGCGCGCGAACGGTCCGGCCGGGCTCGCTCCCGGGGCTTTTCACGAGTCGCTCCGTAGGATGACTGCCGACTACTCGGTAGCCCTCGGGCCCGAGCAGATCGAGATCACGCTGGACGTTCCCGAGGAGGACGCCTGGGGTGCGTTGGCGCTTCTCTCTGGCATGCTCCTTCGGGGCCCCGCGCTTAGCCAGGCGGACATCGATGCGCTTCAGTCCCGTGCACAGCCAGAAGGAGAGCTGATCTACGATGGATCGCTCGCGGGAGCGGCCAGCATGCACCGGCGGGGCGTGTTGGGTGGTGGGGCGTACGGCAGCGAACCTACGCCAGCGGATTATGGCCAGCTGTCGCTCCGGGACGTGGACGCATATCGATCGCGCTTCCTCGTGGCGGAAAACGTCGCCCTCGCAGTGGCGGGCCCGCTCACCATGGCGAGTGTCGAAGCGGCATTGGCGGAAGGGCTCGCCGGCATGGCATCGGGTTCAAGGCACGAGCGAAGTCGCTCTGCGGTGACGGATGCCCCGACCGAGCGGTCCGTACACACGTACCCAGCTGAAAAGCTGCAGGGTTGGCTCGTGATTGGACACGAACTACCTGTGGTGCCGGAGGAGGACGAGGCGGCGCTTCAGGTGATGAACTACATCTTGGGTGGAGGGCATTTCGATACACGTCTCTTCCGGGCTACGCGTGATCGTCGCGGCCTCACGAACGACGACTCCGGCTTTTTAGAGATGAATCGAGACGGGCCCGGGACGTATCAGTTCCAAACGTACGGACGGCCGGAGGTGGTCAGGTTGCTTCTGCACCTCACGCTCGAGGAAATCGATCGCATCAGGGCCGAACCAGTCACGGAGGAAGAACTCTTTGTCGCGAAGGGAGCACTCGCGGACGGGGTCTTCGCCGCTGGCTACCGAGATGGCTGGGCTGCAGCTCGGACGCTTGCTCAGGAGTGGGTGCGCGACGGGAGCCACGAGGCGTCCGCGTCGTATCAGGACCGCATAAGGTCCGTGACCGCGGCCGACGTGTTGGAAGCGGCTCGGCGCTACCTCCACCCTGAACGGATGACGACGGTCTTGGTGGGTCCCCTCGATGAGATCGGGAGTGCTCCGGCTATGGAAAACGAAGGGAGCTTGTCGGACTACGGGAGGGTGTCAGGAGGGCGCTGA